A section of the Portunus trituberculatus isolate SZX2019 chromosome 20, ASM1759143v1, whole genome shotgun sequence genome encodes:
- the LOC123506639 gene encoding uncharacterized protein LOC123506639 — translation MRRMKIRAKPNFGGGGGGVSRTSSGPGRGSAAPVEAQTSKVQITPPPQEEADVSVKCLDGDVEQTSGTQNINSDVSSVTLQENTNKSPSNITTSMSSQVHATQLSLTSVQGVKSSDVTESGKEFQQVVTDNNSESSVAISSETEGSVTPKPPESHAIPIPKSQPQESPGATTFQIISQSITQTHVDKSVDVSCGAASPISDSNTNVSRDTHQDSDGKSTLCIRRKKLKVKPMLGSVRKGSVIDKAKVKASDSNTSAPNVKSECVDVQTSGNQTNTEENVSKPENAVNNQLNQNMQAKANIDADADHVSKMCNEKPSEKDVYSGTKATPESSEASEVLVCPTEKEVILVRQEVEIEDVLPERTCEDMEVEVVKENINTDVVVNENPPAVGNNAASKAISHTSAPATGCKRRPRICAKPTLITKKKKEDKGTVVKPTKQILATDEQPTNASPQESIARGSGSEESDAVVVKPNIDICETRQREECKSKPTIASFKKEVKFAEIELNKKHSHYSNISDSNKDRESEETQKMKKEGIHDNVKENVDNTFHSNLKTPRKKKLSENKEIDPELEVLDINTSVEKQGKNKLKQDKCEEVVNSDDSTGDKENASTAVTELPKQERLVKDNCSGIMQKAKTKSPVHSSKLYGKFERKLKFEEDGDSPDKKKNLIAP, via the exons ATGAGGCGAATGAAGATTCGTGCCAAACCCAATtttggcggaggaggaggaggagtatcgcGGACTAGTTCAGGCCCTGGGCGAGGCAGTGCGGCACCTGTGGAGGCCCAGACCAGCAAGGTCCAG ATCACTCCACCCCCCCAGGAAGAAGCTGATGTGTCTGTCAAGTGTTTGGATGGAGATGTAGAACAGACTTCAGGAACTCAAAACATAAATAGTGATGTTTCAAGTGTCACTCTTCAAGAGAATACCAATAAGTCTCCTTCCAATATTACTACCTCAATGTCTTCCCAGGTGCATGCTACACAGCTCAGTCTAACAAGTGTACAAGGCGTAAAGTCATCTGATGTTACTGAAAGTGGCAAGGAGTTTCAACAAGTAGTTACAGACAATAACTCTGAATCAAGTGTGGCAATCTCATCAGAAACGGAAGGTAGTGTGACCCCTAAGCCACCAGAATCACATGCCATTCCAATACCAAAATCTCAGCCACAGGAAAGTCCTGGTGCCACAACCTTCCAAATAATTTCTCAGTCCATAACACAAACCCATGTTGATAAATCAGTGGATGTATCTTGTGGTGCTGCTTCACCTATAAGTGACTCAAACACTAATGTTTCCAGAGACACTCACCAAGACTCTGATGGGAAGTCCACATTATgcataaggaggaagaagttaaAGGTTAAGCCAATGCTGGGCAGTGTAAGAAAGGGTAGTGTAATTGATAAAGCCAAGGTGAAGGCTTCTGACAGTAACACTAGTGCACCAAACGTGAAAagtgagtgtgttgatgtgcagACTTCAGGAAATCAAACCAACACAGAAGAAAATGTGAGTAAGCCAGAGAATGCAGTAAACAATCAACTAAATCAGAATATGCAAGCAAAAGCTAATATTGATGCAGATGCAGATCATGTTTCTAAAATGTGCAATGAAAAGCCATCAGAGAAAGATGTTTATTCTGGAACAAAAGCTACACCAGAATCTTCCGAGGCCAGTGAAGTGCTGGTATGCCCCACTGAAAAGGAAGTCATACTAGTAagacaagaagtggaaattgaagATGTATTGCCAGAGAGGACATGTGAGgacatggaggtggaggtggtcaaggaaaacataaacacaGACGTAGTTGTGAATGAAAACCCACCTGCTGTAGGAAATAATGCGGCTTCCAAAGCCATTTCTCATACCAGTGCCCCAGCGACTGGCTGTAAGAGACGGCCAAGAATTTGTGCAAAACCCActttaataacaaaaaagaaaaaggaagataagggcACTGTAGTTAAGCCAACAAAGCAAATCCTAGCAACAGATGAACAGCCAACAAATGCATCACCCCAGGAAAGTATTGCAAGAGGATCTGGCAGTGAGGAATCTGATGCTGTTGTAGTGAAACcaaatattgatatttgtgAAACTCGTCAAAGAGAGGAATGTAAATCAAAACCCACTATTGCTTCCTTCAAGAAAGAGGTGAAATTTGCTGAAATTGAGCTAAACAAAAAACACAGTCATTACTCAAATATAAGTGACAgtaataaagatagagagtcaGAGGAAactcagaaaatgaaaaaggaaggaattcaTGATAATGTCAAAGAAAATGTTGATAATACTTTCCACAGCAACCTCAAGACACCCAGGAAAAAGAAActtagtgaaaataaagaaattgatcCAGAGTTGGAAGTACTTGACATTAATACCAGTgtggaaaaacaaggaaaaaataaattaaaacaagaTAAATGTGAAGAAGTAGTGAACAGTGATGACAGCACTGGTGACAAGGAGAATGCATCCACAGCTGTCACTGAGCTTCCCAAGCAGGAGAGACTCGTCAAGGATAACTGCTCAGGCATCATGCAAAAAGCCAAAACAAAGTCTCCAGTACATAGTTCCAAGTTATAtggaaagtttgagagaaaactTAAATTTGAAGAAGATGGAGACTCtcctgataagaaaaaaaacctcata GCTCCTTAA
- the LOC123506558 gene encoding pinin-like: MWINSICSLHLTMDAFYELVFFLMIPDYDPKEDRKAARQAERAEAKRRRLEMKQQDKIKEMEKKKLANKKKKAAIKGRKKVLRKAYRNRGRKRKETFESDNEDSPSLDDSDSASEDSVSEQPQPEDLVPVKPRVMLKRRLPKRRSSLVISEVTVTMETVKYSEPACTVEQPADEHEAPKECVQPFSKAEENLDNHQGPCEETHPNSSPDSVIPQRSEELNHHEEQENEMNLLNEYSQLPLNEGLPETHIIENMISEEDEDVDVENSPKTNINESMITEEDEEVDVENVTDSYITENMICGEEEDVDVVNDSNTSQQNDVNSNEPSNSSSTTTITSTSTSTTTTTTTTSIPTTTTTTCEDEHSENMETMSLLSPCNPAPELASDDDGQRVWHFPVSAIQTLEDGRQVILVPTSSGHNSVPVPILPPGTSNVVVMATDVPDSPGELIYHVYVVSPVETGDS; encoded by the exons ATGTGGATCAACTCAATATGTAGTCTGCATCTGACCATGGATGCATTTTATGAATTGGTGTTTTTTCTGATGATCCCAGACTATGACcccaaggaagacagaaaggcagCACGGCAGGCTGAGAGGGCAGAGGCCAAGCGGAGACGGCTGGAGATGAAACAACAggacaaaattaaagaaatggaaaaaaagaagctggcaaacaagaagaagaaggctgcAATCAAGGGCCGCAAGAAGGTGCTCCGCAAGGCATACAGGAAtcggggaagaaagaggaagg AAACCTTTGAGAGTGACAATGAGGATTCACCCAGTCTGGATGACTCGGACAGTGCCTCAGAGGACTCAGTATCAGAGCAGCCACAACCAGAGGACCTGGTGCCTGTGAAGCCAAGAGTGATGCTGAAAAGGCGACTCCCAAAGAGACG GAGCTCCTTGGTGATAAGTGAGGTGACTGTAACAATGGAGACAGTGAAGTACAGTGAGCCAGCATGTACAGTTGAGCAGCCAGCAGATGAGCACGAAGCACCAAAAGAGTGTGTCCAGCCTTTTTCCAAAGCAGAGGAAAACTTAGATAACCATCAAGGCCCttgtgaggagacacaccctaaCAGTAGTCCTGATAGTGTTATCCCACAAAGAAGCGAGGAGCTCAACCATCATGAGGAAcaagagaatgagatgaattTATTGAATGAGTATTCTCAGCTTCCTCTCAATGAAGGATTACCTGAAACCCACATTATTGAAAACATGATCtctgaggaggatgaagatgtaGATGTTGAAAATTCACCTAAAACCAACATCAATGAAAGCATGATTactgaggaggatgaagaagtagATGTTGAAAATGTAACTGATAGCTACATTACTGAAAACATGATATgtggggaagaagaagatgtagaTGTTGTAAACGACTCAAATACAAGCCAACAGAATGATGTCAATAGCAATGAGcccagtaacagcagcagcaccaccaccatcaccagcactagcaccagcaccaccactaccactaccaccaccagcatccccaccaccaccaccaccacctgtgaaGATGAACATTCAGAGAACATGGAGACAATGAGTCTGTTGTCTCCCTGCAATCCTGCACCAGAACTAGCAAGTG ATGACGATGGTCAGAGAGTGTGGCACTTCCCTGTGTCAGCCATCCAGACTTTGGAGGATGGACGGCAGGTCATCTTGGTGCCCACCTCCAGTGGCCATAACAGTGTGCCAGTCCCCATACTGCCCCCTGGCACCTccaatgtggtggtgatggccacCGATGTTCCAGACTCCCCTGGAGAACTCATTTATCATGTTTATGTGGTGTCTCCTGTCGAGACTGGAGACTCTTAG